A genomic stretch from Kogia breviceps isolate mKogBre1 chromosome 1, mKogBre1 haplotype 1, whole genome shotgun sequence includes:
- the COX20 gene encoding LOW QUALITY PROTEIN: cytochrome c oxidase assembly protein COX20, mitochondrial (The sequence of the model RefSeq protein was modified relative to this genomic sequence to represent the inferred CDS: inserted 2 bases in 1 codon; deleted 1 base in 1 codon), producing MAATPKATSSAGATAAETGKRSLKWRTARTQARAEVAXGRGGASAHGAQRRRRGGVEAPTVPMAAAPEAGEPGKGKPFKLLGILDVENVPCARDSILYGSLGSVVAGLGHFLLTSRIRRSCDVGIGGFILVTLGCWFHCRYNYAKLRIQERLAREGIKNKILYESTHLDPERKQTNSSSSSN from the exons ATGGCGGCCACACCAAAGGCAACCAGCTCGGCCGGTGCCACCGCCGCGGAGACTGGGAAACGTTCCCTAAAATGGCGGACAGCGCGAACGCAGGCGCGGGCCGAGGTggc agggcggggcggggcgtccGCTCACGGCGCCCAGCGGAGGCGACGGGGCGGGGTGGAGGCGCCGACT GTCCCCATGGCGGCTGCGCCGGAGGCCGGGGAGCCCGGGAAGGGGAAG CCCTTTAAGCTCCTAGGAATTTTAGACGTTGAAAACGTCCCCTGTGCACGGGATTCGATATTGTATGGCTCATTGGGATCTGTTGTGGCTGGCCTTGGACACTTTTTGTTAACTA GTAGAATTAGAAGATCATGTGATGTTGGAATAGGAGGATTTATCTTGGTGACTTTAGGATGCTG GTTCCATTGTAGGTATAATTACGCAAAGCTAAGAATCCAGGAAAGACTTGCCAgagaaggaattaaaaacaagattttaTATGAAAGTACCCACCTTGatcctgaaagaaaacaaaccaacagcagcagcagcagcaactga